A stretch of DNA from Nitrospira sp. KM1:
GTGCCGATGCCGAACCGCCGTCGTTCGGAGAAAAAATCAGCCGTGTATGTGTGAATGATCCCGTCGATGCGCGTCTGCAGCGTTGCACGGTTCAATGGTCCTGTCTTTCGTCGGCGGGCCGCATTAGCAGTCAGGCTTGCTTGCGCCGCTTCAGCATACTGGCCGCGCCGGTCATAATACTTCGCGAGACCGTAGCCCACGAGAGCTTTGGCTTCATCCGGAGTTTCGTGGCGCCCAAGCGCCTGGTGCGCATGAGTGACCCAAGAAGCTGCCTCCGTCTCATCCTTCACCAAGCTGAGGTATTGGCCTAATGCCAGCCCATGGCCGGGCTCCCGCTGTAGTATGTTGAGATAACACGTGGGAGCCAGTTCGCCGTGGCCTAAGTCCTCCATTGCGTGGCCTAAACCGAACCAAGCGTCGAGATCATCTGGATTGCCAGTGAGCGACGAGCGGAACAAGGCTTCAGCATCGCCGACCTGGCCGCGATCGGAGAGTTCCTGCGCCAGACGATTGCGAGCCCGTGAGGAATCCGGGGCATGGGCTGCGGCCCGCTCGAAGCACCATAGGGCTTCATCGAGTTGGCCGTCTTCGATCAACAGGCTGCCAATCGCGAGATACGTCTCGTCGCGCATGGGATCGATTGCAAGCGCTCGTTGCAGGCAGGACAGCGCACGTTCCTGTTCGCCCATCTGTTTGAGGGCCGCGCCCAGATTATGCCAACCGTCGGCATAGTTGACATCGAGACCCACTGCCTGACGAAAGCAGCGCACGGCGGCTAGCCAGTCACGAGAGAGAACCCAGACACGGCCGAGATCCGACCAAGTGCGCGGATCGTTTGGGGCCAATTCGGTGGCGCGTCGTGCGGCGGTGCGAGCGGCATCGAACTCACCCTGTCGGGCATACAGCTGGCCGAGATAGCGGTGCGCGTCCGGATCTTTAGGGGCAACGGCTAGCCGCTCGGCGCAGAGGCGGAGAGCGTTCCCGACATCTTCAATTGCCAGCGCGGCATTGATAGCGTTCAGCAACGAGGAATGTTCTGTTGAAGGGCCTTGAATCAAGGCATTCTCTCTTGTCGGATCATAGGAAGAGATGCGCTCTGTCTAAAATGTCATCCGCACCATGCCGATCACATGCCGGGGCGCGCCGAACTGGTTAAAGCCGGCATAGCGATTCGGCCCCTCGACATAGCCTGCATTGGCGATGTTGTTAAAGTTCAACTGCAAGCTGAGCCACTCGAGTGGTGCATAGATGGCAAATAGGTCGGCGCGGGTATACCCCTCGTAAGTTTGATTCTGAAATGGGACAAAAGAATTAACTTGACTCCGGTAGTACACGACAGCGCCGAGCTTGAGCCCTTTCGCAAATAGCTCGGTGAAATCATAGCTGCCGAAGGCGCTGACGGTGTGGTGTGGGGCATTTAAGGCGTTCGCGCCCACCACTCCAGGAATGAGGCTCTCCGTAATTTTCGTATCCAGGTAGGTGTAGGCAAGGTTGACTTGGAGTTGCGGAAGAAGCGCCCCGCGGGCCTCGAACTCAAACCCTTGATTGCGCTGGCTCTGACCGCCGATGGAAAAACCTGAATTGGGAGGAAACGCCGGATCTGGAGTGGCGACGTTGTCCAGCAACGTGCGGAAGACGGCGGCGGTCACCATGAGCCGTTTCCCCAGCGGCTCCCACTTGCTCCCGATCTCGACTGTCTGACCGGTGATCGGATCCAAGAGGGATCCGTCTGCCGTGACCGCGAAGTTCGGCTGGATGCTTTCTCCGTAGGAGGCATAGAGATTGAGCCCTTCGACGAGTCGTTGGGACAGACCGATCTGCGGGGTGAGACGGCTCACATTGAGACCGTCATGGGTTCCATCTTGGTTGAAGGATGTCTGGGTAATCCAATTTCCACGCAGAGCCGCCATCACCGTTGTGCCCGCGAAGGGCCGGAGCAGTCCCTGCAGGTAGGCGCCGGTTTGCTGGAAGCGCAAGTTATTTGAGCTAGCCGCTACCGCATTATTCGGATAATCTGGTGGAAACGGTAGATTCACCTCGGGGTTGGCGATATTTCCAGTACCCAGGAATACAAAGCCCGGCCTCTGGCGGGTTTGGTTTCCGAGCGAATAATCCATGCCTGCGGCTACGGAACTCATGTTCCCCAAGAGGGAGAAGTCTTTGATCAGGTTGACTTCCCCAGCCCAAGATTCCCGGCGAGAGGTGGCGGCATTGGCATAGATGCCGAAATTGCCGTTCGGCCCGATGCCGCCCGTATACTGGTAACCATAGACATACGAATGATTTATTTCGTCGTGGCTGTATTGACCCTTGGCTCTTAATCGAAATCCCTGTGCAAATTTCTTCTCGGCCTCGATATGGGCGCTCTGGTAATTCTGTTTGAGCTTGTTGTCGGGGCCCAGCAAACTGTCTTTGATACCGGCCGGAATCTGCCCAAAAATATTCGTCGGAGTGCCATAGTTACCCTTGCCTGTCAAATGCTGGATGTTGCCGGTCGCGGTGACAGTGAAACCATTGTCCGTGGCTAACCGGACGGAAGGCAGGAACGAAAACCGCTGATTACCAGTATTGTTGAAG
This window harbors:
- a CDS encoding tetratricopeptide repeat-containing sulfotransferase family protein, with amino-acid sequence MLNAINAALAIEDVGNALRLCAERLAVAPKDPDAHRYLGQLYARQGEFDAARTAARRATELAPNDPRTWSDLGRVWVLSRDWLAAVRCFRQAVGLDVNYADGWHNLGAALKQMGEQERALSCLQRALAIDPMRDETYLAIGSLLIEDGQLDEALWCFERAAAHAPDSSRARNRLAQELSDRGQVGDAEALFRSSLTGNPDDLDAWFGLGHAMEDLGHGELAPTCYLNILQREPGHGLALGQYLSLVKDETEAASWVTHAHQALGRHETPDEAKALVGYGLAKYYDRRGQYAEAAQASLTANAARRRKTGPLNRATLQTRIDGIIHTYTADFFSERRRFGIGTDQPVFIVGLPRSGTTLIEQILSAHPFMHGAGELPDLARLAVQSTAGGKKSPWQAAAVLHDEMASRGLAQEYLQALRRNASPDCPRISDKQPLNYFHLAFAALLFPNARVIHCRRDARDNALSIWMENFNADQRYATDFDDLAFFISQERQLMAHWHDVLPLPILDVQYEDVVSDLDGQAKRLLEFLKVPWDERCLNFHQNDRAVQTPSRWQVRQPIYTKSVGRWKKYREYLPGLETAFSNRGHDGV
- a CDS encoding TonB-dependent receptor, with product MRHIKLKRRFPKANRHPETVHLQSAYQKVAEACHGCRPQSLAWGIMVGLSSMALSAHNPALAQDWRGDQPTSQDGSPSRNHAGARLLNGSSRSLGGDQQPQRSLPGLRLAAQQDVQGGPKQPFDIPAGNLQSALQAFSKQVDLQIFYTSDVVAGVQTQGVKGVYTPQEALATLLTGTGLGYRFIDANTVMLQRAGNSEATQTSTGKPVLVPEILVKDVKERPVVDAPDGYMAEVSSEAVLRFPAEIQELPQSISVVTRDSMRERRAVTQNEALEGVAGFTKASQSSFNNDDYVLRGFSTSPNTPGFIRDNGLAAFNNYIADPNLYERIEVIKGAASFTSGLVAAGGFVNRLLKAPLNENFVVAEAGGTSYGGYRTTLDANGTIPTIPQLAGRFVFVQNQDPQFFNNTGNQRFSFLPSVRLATDNGFTVTATGNIQHLTGKGNYGTPTNIFGQIPAGIKDSLLGPDNKLKQNYQSAHIEAEKKFAQGFRLRAKGQYSHDEINHSYVYGYQYTGGIGPNGNFGIYANAATSRRESWAGEVNLIKDFSLLGNMSSVAAGMDYSLGNQTRQRPGFVFLGTGNIANPEVNLPFPPDYPNNAVAASSNNLRFQQTGAYLQGLLRPFAGTTVMAALRGNWITQTSFNQDGTHDGLNVSRLTPQIGLSQRLVEGLNLYASYGESIQPNFAVTADGSLLDPITGQTVEIGSKWEPLGKRLMVTAAVFRTLLDNVATPDPAFPPNSGFSIGGQSQRNQGFEFEARGALLPQLQVNLAYTYLDTKITESLIPGVVGANALNAPHHTVSAFGSYDFTELFAKGLKLGAVVYYRSQVNSFVPFQNQTYEGYTRADLFAIYAPLEWLSLQLNFNNIANAGYVEGPNRYAGFNQFGAPRHVIGMVRMTF